One genomic window of Cercospora beticola chromosome 5, complete sequence includes the following:
- a CDS encoding uncharacterized protein (antiSMASH:Cluster_13), translating into MSLDAVRDKYGYKNISFATWRDPRLSVHPARGGPKTPTVDPESVSQPFIPKYKVRYPVPPPTDDESSEEDAAESGEEEQPTADAPSSAETPSADAPPSADDKPAGETDEPAPSVAEPSAEPEAEQKADEADAVVDPPSAEDPEVAQGDEPPADVTAEESPEATPEAPAEATPEPAAESTEPAQDPPEEGGEAAGPEPTPAEDEAMKEDATPPAAPEPPADEAPEQVDDSKDDQAEDEAGGEFSPRSEDDVFVDLPPEAPEPPSAEQEVAEPPVEEKTEASNDDDNDDPEKKSVQWAPGTPDPKPTKRPKKAAKGGKGKKKKSMPVNDGEDPDEIVAIVEGPGADPQLVEAPSESVLDPASTDVPAPEDTVSPVEEVAAAEEAKPEVVEEVAIKSDQGSDKPKKKDKKSSKSKSKSKSKEPEPAVEAPKSGKKSKKSKAKSKDSSGPPLGLGIDFSDVTPPPPPAPVEEAPVEEISPASKEAVAANEESSPAREEAAAAPEDPSPASEDTAAAAEEPQSGLEESSPAPDKENAAAEESSPASGDIDPAEGEEPAAESEAQVPDESTEQAATSQPADTETEANAVEDNKEATAEAPTEPSLTDETEVEVATEAQEEDEKESTSQPAEAPKEDDEQHDGEESLGEGAASADIEPAKVVDQQADDANEKEESLEAVSPVDSAVDMEDNKEATSDDESEATSEAADQDGDPETTSAGDASVEGIKTVDEHRAPSPAPASDETDTEDEDDGDEAESKTDSNVEAGATDGPAADDGETPAEAEVDPVAESATAESAPEVEVQGEDSSAPSATEVEDDSEQAAAGQTEESHIEDEAETADAQYAEPAAEEGTAEAKPADESTEEQKPGDDATQEVATDGQQDKESDEPAKDEEPPAASVEEQADKPADEAELNEQPVEESNQDQEHPPDEASQPAEVAEAGAAEESAAEEPAAEEPAAKEPATEEAPADEAPAEEQKEEDPEPPSEGPAPESAQEPDVEPSLEPVAEPEATTEKTEDSAEATDDPVEEAKATEADDGDKEAAPAEEEVPGPASEAVQDEPAPQAADDDQAGEAKTEEPVEDSVAPEDSPLVIEVPAAAEKEEASPTSREAPPSPTQSRRSKPDHWERPPKKHSSSDKKSSEKPRSSKHSSRRSRSDKPRTPEEEAEHQRRKHARRALEAARIYEEERRVAEEEELQRIRHEARRAARKAAAAEASRIAKEEAEAIAREEAERRRRRRESYSERPRSQRESKSSSTVPKLFGFARGSMARTDSAPIRASNYRSGSRQDSYDGERRRSHRHAIAPKEEIVVVDDVVIEAKEEPAPTSSQDSSSHRRHRHHRHRSEEERGSHRRREGERPRSDRREGERREGDRKEGERRDGERRSKRSAPPEQKSKGFFASLFR; encoded by the exons ATGTCTCTGGACGCAGTGAGAGACAAATATGGCTACAAGAACATCTCGTTTGCAACATGGCGCGACCCCAGACTCAGCGTGCATCCAGCGCGAGGCGGGCCCAAGACACCCACTGTCGACCCAGAGAGCGTCTCGCAGCCATTCATCCCCAAGTACAAAGTGAGGTATCCCGTACCACCACCTACAGATGACGAGAGTTCAGAGGAGGATGCAGCCGAAAGTggggaagaagaacaacCGACAGCAGATGCGCCTTCATCCGCAG AAACCCCTTCTGCTGATGCCCCTCCGAGCGCAGATGACAAGCCAGCTGGCGAAACTGACGAGCCGGCACCATCTGTAGCAGAGCCTAGCGCCGAACCAGAAGCCGAGCAAAAGGCAGACGAAGCCGATGCTGTTGTCGACCCGCCATCCGCTGAAGATCCTGAAGTAGCTCAGGGTGACGAACCACCTGCCGACGTCACGGCAGAGGAATCTCCTGAGGCAACACCAGAAGCTCCCGCAGAAGCTACTCCAGAGCCCGCTGCCGAAAGCACTGAGCCTGCGCAAGATCCTCCCGAAGAGGGTGGCGAGGCGGCAGGACCCGAGCCAACCCCAGCGGAGGATGAAGCTATGAAAGAAGATGCTACTCCGCCTGCAGCACCCGAACCTCCAGCCGACGAAGCACCCGAGCAAGTCGATGACAGCAAGGACGATCAagctgaagacgaagctGGTGGCGAATTCTCACCTCGATCGGAAGACGATGTGTTCGTGGACTTGCCTCCTGAAGCGCCCGAGCCTCCATCTGCTGAGCAAGAAGTTGCTGAACCACCCGTAGAGGAGAAAACAGAAGCTTCCAACGATGACGATAACGACGATCCCGAGAAGAAAAGCGTACAGTGGGCTCCTGGTACTCCGGATCCAAAGCCAACAAAACGGCCGAAAAAGGCTGCCAAAGGGGggaaaggcaagaagaaaaAATCAATGCCTGTCAACGACGGCGAAGATCCCGATGAGATAGTGGCCATCGTCGAGGGCCCCGGTGCAGATCCTCAGCTTGTAGAGGCTCCAAGTGAGAGTGTCCTAGACCCTGCTTCGACTGACGTGCCTGCACCAGAGGACACTGTGAGCCCTGTCGAGGAAGTAGccgctgctgaagaagcaaagCCCGAAGTCGTtgaagaagtagctatcaAGAGCGACCAAGGGAGCGACAAACCGAAGAAAAAGGATAAGAAGTCgtcgaagagcaagagcaaatcGAAAAGCAAAGAGCCTGAGCCGGCAGTAGAGGCCCCCAAGTCTGGCAAGAAGTCAAAAAAGTCCAAAGCAAAGTCGAAGGATTCAAGTGGGCCACCTCTAGGGCTTGGCATTGACTTTAGCGATGTtactccacctccaccgcctgcGCCCGTTGAAGAAGCTCCTGTAGAGGAGATAAGCCCTGCATCTAAAGAAGCAGTTGCTGCTAATGAGGAGTCAAGCCCTGCACGggaagaagcagctgctgctccggAGGACCCAAGCCCAGCTTCCGAGGAcaccgctgctgccgctgaagAACCACAGTCGGGCCTCGAAGAGTCTAGTCCTGCGCCTGATAAAGAAAATGCTGCCGCTGAAGAGTCAAGTCCTGCCTCCGGGGATATAGATCCAGCAGAAGGGGAAGAGCCTGCTGCCGAATCCGAAGCGCAAGTACCAGATGAATCAACGGAACAGGCTGCCACGAGTCAGCCAGCCGACACGGAAACAGAAGCGAATGCAGTTGAAGACAACAAAGAGGCGACTGCAGAAGCGCCAACAGAACCATCCTTGACGGACGAGacagaagtcgaagtcgccacagaagctcaagaagaggacgagaaaGAGAGTACATCTCAACCTGCTGAGGCACCaaaggaagacgatgagcagCACGACGGCGAGGAGTCGCTGGGAGAAGGAGCCGCTAGTGCAGATATTGAGCCAGCAAAGGTAGTTGATCAGCAAGCAGATGATGCgaacgagaaggaagagagctTGGAAGCCGTGAGCCCAGTAGACAGTGCTGTTGACATGGAAGACAACAAAGAAGCCACGAGCGATGACGAGTCAGAAGCAACATCTGAAGCGGCCGACCAGGACGGGGATCCCGAGACGACGTCCGCGGGCGATGCTTCCGTGGAGGGGATCAAGACAGTCGACGAACACAGAGCTCCTTCGCCTGCACCAGCTAGCGATGAAACCGAcacagaagacgaagatgacggTGATGAGGCAGAGTCCAAAACTGATTCAAACGTGGAAGCTGGAGCAACGGATGGACCTGCAGCAGATGATGGCGAAACACCAGCCGAGGCCGAAGTCGATCCTGTGGCAGAGTCTGCAACTGCAGAATCAGCGCCTGAAGTCGAGGTGCAAGGTGAAGATTCTTCTGCACCTTCCGCAACAGAGGTCGAGGACGACAGCGAGCAAGCGGCCGCCGGCCAAACGGAGGAGTCTCATATTGAGGACGAGGCGGAGACAGCAGACGCCCAATATGCGGAGCCTGCAGCAGAAGAGGGGACCGCCGAAGCAAAGCCTGCAGACGAATCGACTGAAGAACAGAAGCCTGGCGATGACGCGACGCAAGAAGTTGCAACGGATGGGCAACAAGATAAAGAATCAGACGAGCCGGCCAAGGACGAGGAGCCACCTGCAGCGAGTGTGGAAGAGCAAGCGGACAAACCCGCCGACGAAGCCGAATTGAACGAGCAGCCTGTCGAGGAATCAAACCAGGATCAGGAACATCCTCCAGACGAAGCCAGCCAACCCGCCGAGGTCGCTGAAGCGGGTGCCGCAGAGGAGTCAGCCGCAGAGGAGCCAGCCGCAGAGGAGCCAGCAGCGAAGGAACCGGCTACGGAGGAAGCGCCCGCGGACGAGGCACCTGCGGaagagcagaaagaagaagatccagaACCTCCATCCGAAGGACCCGCCCCTGAGTCCGCACAGGAGCCTGATGTGGAACCTTCACTCGAACCTGTAGCGGAGCCAGAAGCGACCACGGAGAAGACTGAGGACTCTGCGGAGGCTACTGACGACCCTGTAGAGGAGGCAAAGGCCACGGAAGCCGATGATGGTGATAAGGAAGCTGCGCCAGCTGAAGAGGAAGTTCCCGGTCCTGCATCAGAAGCTGTGCAAGACGAACCAGCTCCGCAAGCAGCTGATGATGACCAAGCCGGCGAGGCGAAGACTGAGGAGCCGGTCGAAGACTCTGTCGCGCCCGAAGACAGCCCTTTGGTCATAGAAgttccagcagcagccgagaaggaagaagcgAGCCCTACCAGTCGTGAAGCTCCTCCTTCACCAACGCAAAGCAGACGAAGCAAGCCAGATCATTGGGAACGGCCACCGAAGAAGCACTCTTCCAGCGATAAGAAATCCTCCGAGAAGCCGCGCTCGAGCAAACACAGCAGTCGTAGATCTCGGTCGGACAAGCCTAGGACaccagaagaagaggctgAGCATCAACGCCGCAAGCATGCACGGAGAGCGCTCGAAGCAGCTCGAATCTACGAGGAAGAACGGAGAGTggccgaagaggaagaattaCAACGTATCCGACACGAAGCTCGCCGAGCTGCAAGAAAGGCGGCTGCTGCGGAGGCTTCTCGCATCgcaaaagaagaagctgaggcGATTGCTCGAGAGGAAGCCGAGCGTAGGCGACGTCGACGCGAGTCTTATTCTGAGCGGCCTCGGTCTCAACGCGAAAGTAAGAGCAGTTCTACTGTGCCGAAGTTGTTCGGCTTTGCCAGAGGTTCGATGGCTCGCACGGATAGTGCTCCAATCCGCGCGAGTAACTACAGATCAGGCAGTCGGCAAGATTCCTACGACGGCGAACGGCGCAGAAGTCACAGGCATGCGATCGCCCCCAAAGAAGAGATTGTGGTTGTCGATGACGTTGTCATAGAAGCGAAAGAGGAGCCTGCTCCCACAAGCTCGCAAGACAGCTCATCGCATCGAAGACATCGTCATCACCGGCATAGGTCCGAGGAAGAGCGAGGTTCGCATCGACGACGAGAAGGTGAGCGACCTCGAAGCGACCGGAGGGAAGGAGAgcggcgagaaggagatcgaAAGGAAGGCGAGCGACGAGACGGCGAGCGCAGAAGCAAGAGGTCCGCACCCCCTGAGCAGAAATCGAAGGGCTTCTTTGCATCACTGTTCCGATGA